A window of Suncus etruscus isolate mSunEtr1 chromosome 4, mSunEtr1.pri.cur, whole genome shotgun sequence contains these coding sequences:
- the SOX7 gene encoding transcription factor SOX-7, giving the protein MASLLGAYSWPEGLECPGLDPELSEGLSPPAAPRPPGDKGSESRIRRPMNAFMVWAKDERKRLAVQNPDLHNAELSKMLGKSWKALTLSQKRPYVEEAERLRLQHMQDHPNYKYRPRRKKQAKRLCKRAEPGFLLGSLPRDQNTPLPDKRGARGSPGEEEDRGEYSPGPTLPSLRGCYHETAAAAGGRAGATPGSVDVYPYGLPTPPEMSPLDILEPEPTFFSAPCSEEHAAPRRLPHLPAPHYAPEFAPSPHHCSHALGPLGLSQPPSVPLLSPVPGCTPSPPFYPPTPYHPLHSNLHAPLGQLSPPPEHPGFDALDQLSQAELLGDVDRNELDQYLNTPGHADSVVGTIALSGPGATSAPETSLISVLADATATYYNSYSVS; this is encoded by the exons ATGGCCTCGCTGCTGGGAGCTTACTCGTGGCCCGAGGGGCTCGAGTGCCCGGGGCTGGACCCCGAACTGTCGGAGGGTCTGTCACCGCCCGCCGCCCCCCGCCCGCCCGGGGACAAGGGCTCCGAGAGTCGCATCCGGCGGCCCATGAACGCCTTCATGGTTTGGGCCAAGGACGAGAGGAAACGATTGGCCGTGCAGAACCCGGACCTGCACAACGCGGAGCTCAGCAAGATGCTGG GAAAGTCCTGGAAGGCTTTGACACTGTCCCAGAAGCGGCCATACGTGGAGGAGGCTGAACGCCTGCGTCTACAACACATGCAGGACCACCCCAACTACAAGTACCGGCCGCGCCGCAAGAAGCAAGCCAAGCGTCTGTGCAAGCGTGCTGAGCCCGGCTTCTTGTTGGGCTCACTCCCCCGGGACCAGAACACACCCCTGCCTGACAAGCGGGGTGCCCGGGGGAGCCCAGGGGAAGAGGAGGACCGGGGTGAGTACTCCCCAGGGCCAACCCTGCCCAGCCTCCGTGGCTGCTACCATGAGACAGCAGCTGCGGCTGGGGGCAGAGCTGGGGCCACCCCGGGTAGTGTGGACGTCTATCCCTACGGACTGCCCACGCCCCCCGAGATGTCTCCACTGGACATTCTGGAGCCGGAGCCTACCTTCTTCTCTGCTCCCTGTTCTGAGGAGCATGCGGCCCCCCGCCGCCTCCCCCACCTGCCTGCACCTCATTACGCGCCAGAATTTGCTCCCAGTCCCCACCACTGTAGCCATGCCCTGGGCCCCCTGGGGCTCAGCCAACCCCCCAGCGTTCCTCTATTGTCCCCTGTACCGGGCTGCACGCCTTCGCCTCCCTTCTACCCTCCTACCCCCTATCACCCTCTCCACTCCAACCTGCATGCACCTCTGGGCCAGCTGTCGCCACCACCAGAGCACCCTGGCTTTGATGCCCTGGACCAGCTGAGCCAGGCGGAACTTCTGGGGGATGTGGATCGCAATGAGCTTGACCAGTATCTGAACACACCCGGCCACGCAGACTCCGTGGTGGGGACCATAGCGCTGAGTGGACCGGGGGCCACGAGTGCCCCAGAGACTAGCCTCATCTCAGTGCTGGCTGATGCCACGGCCACCTACTACAACAGCTACAGTGTGTCCTAG
- the C4H8orf74 gene encoding uncharacterized protein C8orf74 homolog: MTLLTAQGAQQVFQLQGPEGREHLRQLLQWEAPEEGTRESILLDTLYESLLFAGGKGFPWAQVSQVVRFTEELLSENRGQSLMEAVITLGKKLQEYQTQFNTTRLLVLCDYFQNTLLRHHQLYQFILGHDQDVRLSVEHVEVCVPPQPLALTQGTEEAVWAHEQQLAKLALAEAQKRVDLLVWKEVLRLEKEQRLRTVFSGQQSGNQQLCREELEALVAKAVHVHLESLMRMLQQQIQVLFDMLELRLQRKVLSVGASIPSLLVFPAPGALSLSVLVAEQGFLRKVC, translated from the exons GGGCCCGAAGGCCGGGAACACCTCCGGCAACTGCTGCAGTGGGAGGCACCAGAGGAGGGAACCCGTGAGTCCATCCTGCTTGATACCCTCTATGAGAGCCTGCTCTTCGCCGGGGGCAAGGGCTTCCCATGGGCACAGGTGTCCCAGGTGGTCAGATTCACTGAGGAGCTGCTCAGCGAAAACAGAG GCCAGTCCCTCATGGAGGCTGTGATCACTTTGGGGAAGAAACTCCAGGAATATCAGACCCAGTTCAACACCACCCGCCTGCTGGTCCTGTGTGATTACTTCCAGAACACTCTGCTCCGCCACCACCAGCTCTACCAGTTCATCCTGGGCCATGACCAGGACGTGAGGCTGAGTGTGGAGCATGTGGAGGTGTGTGTACCGCCCCAGCCACTAGCCCTGACTCAGGGCACCGAGGAAGCCGTGTGGGCCCATGAACAGCAGCTGGCCAAGTTGGCGCTGGCCGAAGCACAGAAGCGTGTGGACCTGCTGGTGTGGAAGGAGGTGTTGAGGCTGGAGAAGGAGCAGCGGCTGCGAACTGTCTTCTCAGGGCAGCAGAGTGGGAACCAGCAGCTCTGCAGAGAG GAGTTGGAGGCCTTGGTGGCCAAGGCTGTCCATGTGCACCTGGAGAGCCTGATGCGGATGCTGCAGCAGCAGATCCAGGTCCTCTTCGAtatgctggaactgaggctgcaGAGGAAGGTCCTGAGTGTTGGAGCCTCCATCCCTAGCCTGCTCGTATTCCCTG CCCCGGGGGCGCTGAGTCTGAGTGTCCTGGTGGCTGAGCAGGGTTTCCTGAGGAAAGTCTGCTAG